The Mauremys reevesii isolate NIE-2019 linkage group 13, ASM1616193v1, whole genome shotgun sequence genome contains a region encoding:
- the LOC120380726 gene encoding olfactory receptor 4D1-like: MDQQNLTTTVTEFVLLGLTQSPELEHFFFIAFFIVYVTTWLGNLTIIITVITDHRLHTPMYFLLANLAFLDVSDSSVNTPRLLLCLLSQCKTISFNDCLLQIFFFHFIGGAMVFFLVGMAVDRYVAIYKPLRYLIIMNRSVCVGIVALAWLGGFAHSAVQIGLLLQLPFCGPNVLDNFYCDVPQVIKLACADTHVIELQMVFNSGVLLLIVFIILLISYIIILVQIRSHVTDGKRKALSTCGTQITVVCLIFIPTIFIYARPFKKFALDKLVSVIYTVITPMLNSIIYTLRNAEMKKAIRRLMSRFLFSCRKLKT; encoded by the coding sequence ATGGACCAGCAGAATCTCACCACTACAGTGACTGAATTTGTGCTCCTGGGACTCACCCAGAGTCCTGAGCTAGAGCATTTTTTCTTCATTGCCTTCTTCATAGTATATGTGACCACTTGGTTGGGAAATTTAACTATCATCATCACGGTGATCACTGACCACAGACTCCACACCCCTATGTACTTCCTGCTGGCCAACCTGGCTTTCCTAGATGTCAGTGACTCATCGGTCAATACTCCCAGATTGCTGTTGTGTCTCCTCTCCCAGTGTAAAACCATCTCATTCAATGACTGTCTCCTCCAGATCTTCTTCTTCCACTTCATAGGGGGTGCAATGGTATTTTTCCTTGTGGGGATGGCAGTCGATCGGTATGTGGCCATCTATAAACCACTGAGATACTTGATTATCATGAATCGGAGTGTGTGCGTGGGGATAGTGGCACTGGCATGGTTGGGTGGATTTGCTCACTCTGCTGTTCAGATTGGACTGCTCCTCCAGCTACCATTCTGTGGGCCGAACGTCCTGGACAATTTTTACTGTGATGTCCCACAGGTCATCAAACTGGCCTGCGCTGACACCCATGTGATCGAGCTGCAGATGGTCTTCAATAGTGGAGTGCTCCTTCTAATTGTATTCATAATTCTGCTAATTTCCTATATCATCATCTTAGTCCAGATCAGGTCACATGTCACAGATGGGAAGCGCAAGgctctgtcaacctgtggaacccagATTACCGTGGTGTGTTTAATATTCATACCCACCATCTTCATCTATGCTCGGCCCTTCAAGAAGTTTGCCCTGGACAAATTGGTATCTGTCATTTACACAGTAATCACTCCAATGCTGAACTCAATTATCTACACGCTGAGAAATGCTGAGATGAAAAAGGCCATCAGGAGACTGATGAGCAGATTCCTGTTCTCATGCAGGAAACTAaaaacataa
- the LOC120381098 gene encoding olfactory receptor 11G2-like, which translates to MNPVNGTIPVTEFILLGFPSLGRLSRNLVCALFSCTYIGTLTGNLCIVWAVLRDPRLQRLPMYILLGNFSWLEICYVTTSMPRMLSDLMNPGVPISSHTCFVQFYIFFCMGTTECCFLAAMALDRYLAICHPLRYPILMSHYRCWLLATSCWVAGFLWFVVPVVLISQLSFCVLTLDHFVCDPGPLLASSCAPAPQAELATYVLSSLIIFGAAFFTLTSYALIVRAVLRLPAGAGRHKAFSTCSSHLAVVSLFWGSGMVTYINPSAAGGSGKMATLFYAVATPLLNPLIYSLRNKEMKDALRRTLLGKL; encoded by the coding sequence ATGAATCCAGTCAATGGCACCATCCCGGTGACCGAGTTCATCCTGTtgggtttcccctccctgggccggCTAAGCCGCAATCTTGTTTGTGCCCTTTTTTCCTGCACTTACATTGGGACGCTGACAGGCAACCTGTGCATTGTGTGGGCCGTCCTGCGGGACCCTCGCCTCCAACGCCTGCCCATGTACATTCTGCTGGGCAACTTCTCCTGGCTGGAGATCTGCTATGTCACGACCTCCATGCCCCGGATGCTCTCAGACCTGATGAACCCCGGGGTCCCCATCTCCTCCCATACCTGCTTTGTGCAATTCTACATCTTCTTTTGCATGGGGACCACCGAGTGCTGCTTCCTCGCGGCCATGGCCTTGGATAGATACCTGGCCATCTGCCACCCCCTGCGCTACCCCATCCTCATGTCCCACTACAGATGCTGGTTGTTGGCGACCTCCTGCTGGGTTGCCGGCTTTCTGTGGTTTGTTGTGCCTGTCGTCCTCATCTCCCAGCTCTCCTTCTGCGTCCTCACCCTGGATCATTTTGTCTGTGATCCGGGCCCATTGCTGGCTTCCTCTtgtgccccagctccccaggctgaACTGGCCACTTATGTCCTGAGCTCTCTCATCATCTTTGGTGCtgccttcttcacccttacctcctACGCGCTGATCGTCAGGGCAGTGCTCAGACTGCCTGCAGGGGCCGGGCGGCACAAGGctttctccacctgctcctcgcACCTGGCTGTTGTGAGCCTCTTCTGGGGCTCTGGCATGGTCACCTACATCAACCCGTCAGCCGCAGGGGGCAGCGGGAAGATGGCGACCCTCTTCTATGCGGTGGCGACCCCCCTGCTCAACCCactgatctacagcctgaggaacaaggagatgaAGGATGCTCTGAGGAGGACCCTGCTGGGGAAGCTGTAG